The DNA sequence TAATAATTCGACTTCAGATTCTGTAAACCAACGAATTCCTTCCGTTTCTTCAACATTCTGTGTGATTTCTCCTTTTAATGGAAATCCCAAGTAAACAAAATCTAAATGTTGGTGTGCCGGCTGCTCCCGATAAGCAGGAACTTCAGCGGTTAGACACAGATAAGGACGAGCAAAGCTTGTCGCATTCCATCTTTCTATCCAAACATTTTCTTGTAGAAAAAAACCAATTTCTAATCCTGTCTCTTCTAAAGCTTCACGTCTAGCTGCTTCTGGAGGAGCTTCATTTGGCTCTATATGCCCTCCAGGAGGCAACCACTTTTGCAGTTTTTTATGAAAGATCAGAAGAACTTTCTGTTCTTCTAAAATGTAAACGGATGTTGTAAATTGTCTCATTCTATTGTTCCCTCGTAAGTACGAAAATGCTTTTCAACGTTAGAAAGTGTTTTTCTCAAAGCTATTTCAGGATCAATTTTGTTTTCTTCCGCATATAAAACGAGAGAAAATAGCATCTTTCCGACCGATTCTTCATCGGCACAATCCCAAGAAATGCTTTTAAAGTTCCCTAGGGAAAAATCTGTCTTTTTGATTTTTTTTCCTATTTTCATTCCACGCGTTAAACCTGGAAGCGCTTTTGAAATCCCATCTAAAGCACTTTTTCTTTCTTGCTTTTCCTGAGCTTTAATTGCTTCCCATTGACTCGCAACTTCTTCCGCGGTCTCCAATTTTTTTGTGCTGAATACATGGGGATGGCGGCGAATCAGCTTTGCAATAATATGCTCAACAGGCTCTGCCATTCTAAATTTTCCTTCTTTTTCAGCTAATTTGGTGATAAAGAAAAGATTTAAAAAGAGATCGCCCAGCTCTTCCTCCATATGATTAACATCCCCTGAATCGACAGCTTCAATCCATTCAGCAGCTTCTTCTAAAAGAGTTGAACGGAGGGTTTCAAGCGTTTGTTCGCGATCCCAAGGACATCCATTGGGCCCCAGCAATGTATTTAAAACGTCTAGAAGTTCTCGAATTTTGCCCAGCAAATTTTCATCCGCTTGTGTCATTTTGCGCACCCCAAGTTAAAATCAAAAAGAAGCAATTTATCATGAATCCCGATTTCTCTCATCAAGTTCTTGCCTTTTTTTGCCTTAGCTTTCATAGTTTGACTTGCCAACAAGGAATGTTAAAATGCCAAAATCCTCAGTTTTTATCGCATCCACAGGACAAAACATTGGCAAAACAACGTTATGTCTAGGAATTATTTCGGGCTTAAAAAAACGGTATTCCAAAGTTGGATTTATCAAGCCTATTGGTCAACAACATGTGACTATTGAAGGAAATGTGACGGTTGATAAAGATGTGATCTTATTCAAAAATGCCTTTCAGTTAGAAGATCCCTGGGCAGATATGAGTCCTGTGATTATTCCACAAGGTTTTACGAGAGATTTTATTGAGGGTAAAGTCACTGAAGAAGGCATGACGCAAAAAATTAAGCACTCTTTTCAGAAAATCTCCAAAGCCAATGACTACACCATTGTGGAAGGTACGGGACATGTTGGAGTAGGCTCTATCATCGATTTAAGCAATGCAAAGGTTGCCTCTTTATTGGGTCTTGAAATGGTGATCGTAACCTCTGGAGGACTTGGCTCGGCTTATGACGAACTTGCTTTAAACTTAGCTTTGTGCAAAGAACATAAGGTTAAAGTCCGCGGAGTTATTCTTAATCGCGTTTATGAGGAAAAGAGGGAGATGATTCTGCATTACTTCCCTCGCTTGCTTAAAAAATGGAACATCCCTTTGGCAGGATGCATTCCTTACAACGAATTTTTAAATAATCCCACCATTAAAGACTTTGAATATCTTTTTGATACCACCTTATTTGCTGGCGAGCAGCATCGCTATCGCCATTTTAAACACACTCGTTTAGCTGCCTCTTCCCTTGAAGCTTATGAAGAAGAAGTGATTCTAAATGAGTTAGTGATTACGCCAGCTAGTCGTGAAGATATTATTCATTCGGTCTTGAAACAGCACCTAGCTGCCTCTAAAATGGATGGCACGGATTTTCAAGGTGGAATGATTTTAACTGGTAGACATCCGCCAAGCAAAGAAATTTGCGAACAAATTCGACGGGTAGACATCCCCACTTTATATGCTCCCTTGCATAGCTACGATGCTTTAAAAATGATCACTTCTTATATCGCCAAAATCCGTATGGAAGACCTTCCAAAAGTAGAAAAAGCGATATCCCTAGTGGAAGATAATGTGGATTTCAACTTACTCACAAATGGGCATTCCTCACATTAAATTGATGCTGGAAGAGGATAAGTCGCCTTAAATCTTTCGAGAACTTTTTCTAAAGAAATGGTCTCTTTCTCGCTCACTTCAATTAATCCGGCATCCAACCAGGTTTGTTTAGATGTATCTGCTTTGATTAATCTTTCCGCAATCGGATACAAAAGGGGATCTTTTAATACTAATTGAATCAGTTTTAACTTGGGAATTTGAATATTAGGATTTGCACCCTTTTCCAGAAATAGCTCAATTAATGCCACTGAATTATTTGCTATCGCCAAAAGAATTGGATGCACATGATTTATTGGGTGATTTACTAGATGGGGAAACCTAGTCAAAAATTTTTCCGCAAAAGCTAGACTATACTTATTTATTGGGCAATCCATAAGAAAAAATAATCCGGAAACTTCGTTATCATCTCTTTGTAAAGTCGGTTTGCAAAAATCAAATGCAAAGTTAAAAAAATCATCAGAAAGATCAAGTTCATTTTCCAAAGCTATGTACACGATCGCGGCATGAAATAAAAACTCTCCGTTTGCCAAAGATCTAACATCTTGTTGGATAGCATTTAAAATTTCTTTGTTTTTTGATAAGAAAGTGCCGCTAATTGCAGCTTTAACAAAAATAAAATGTTTAGAGCTGGGTTCAGTATTAATTCGTTTGAATACCTCATTCACCATAGAAATAGAACCATATTTTCCAACGGCTTCGGCTAATTCATTGAGATGTGAATGAATGATATCTGAATCAATGGAATCCAAAAATCGAAATATATTGGCTACTTTGCCTTTGATTTCATTTTTTTCTAATTCACTTGCAGGCTGAATAGAATTGATAGTTTCTAGATTTTTTAAATTTTCTTGTGCATCTTCTAGGAATGCTTCTGAAGGGAAAATTTTAGAGTTCAAAATTGCCATCATTTTTTCTTTCTCTGCCTGATCGATTCTGGCGAGAAAAATGGTGCGTTCCAAAATTTTATGCATATTTCTGAAATTTTGCAGATCGGAAAATATCTCGCGAGCAGATTCAATCGTTTTTTGGGCAGTCGCTAAAGATTTTTCGGCATTTGTTGAAGCAATACTTCTTCTAAAAGGTTTGAGAACAAGATTAAGGACATATATGATACATCCTTTTAATCTCCCATCTTTTTTCCGCACCCCGAATTTTGTTGTCATGACAAATTTAGGATCTTTAGCTGCTTTAACTAAATTGGATTGAAAATTACCATCCGAAAAATCGAATTTAATTGTCATAAGAAACCTGCGTTCAAACGTGTAAAATAGTGACGTTAGCCCAAATAGCGAGAGCATTGTGCCTGAAAAGACTGAAAAATGTCTATTGCAGAAAGTTCTTGAATACAGGCCCCAGATGAGCACTTGCGTAGTTTTGGACAGCGCTTGGTAAAAGTTTGACCGTAGGGGCAGCTTCCTTGCAAAGCGTGGCTTTGTGTCCCTAACGGCTGGTATTTCAAGGCTAATGAAGCCCCAAAAATGCTAAATGTGGGTGTACCAGTCGTGCCAGCCAAATGCAAAGGAAGAGAATCCATGGCCAACACAAGGTCAACTTGACTCATCAGATTTTGTAAGAGAGGCAAAGGAAGTTTATCGACGATTTGGCTATTTTGAATCAATTGTGTATGGAGTCTTTGAACCATCTCTTTTTCGTCAGAAGACCCCCAAATAAACAAATAACGGCAGGCAAATCTTTCTTGGATCATGCGCAGCAGTTCGATCAACGTCTTTTCGGGAAGCTGCTTGTTGCGCCAAATTGTCCCTGGACAAACCAAGACAGTTTTTCCGGAAGTTAATAGAGATTTCACACAAGCTTGGTTTTCTTCAGAAATATTCAATAAGATCTTTTGAGGAACGTAAGTGAAATCATTGAAAAATTGCTGTGGGATGGCAAGATAATCCTCTCGGATATTATAGCCCACAGGAGGATCGAACTTCACGTTTGAGACAAGCAAATTTGGCCATTCGGGCACAGAATTCCATCCAAATCCTACTTTTTTTATGCCTTTAGCCATTCCCACAATAAGCCCTGATTTGCTGTTTCCCTGTAAATCAAAGATCACATCATAGGTGACTTTACGCAAACTCGAAAATGTTTCACAAATATCCCACCAATTTTCTCTTAGAGGAAAAAATTTTCTCCATTTTTTGGTGTGGACGTACAGTACATTTGAGACCGCTGGATGCCCTTGAACAAGTTCAGAAAATGGTTTCTCTACCACCCAATCAATCTGGGCATGCGGAAAGCGACTTCTTAAATAGTCAAGGACTGGAAATGTTTGGATGATATCGCCTAAAGATGAAGTCTTCACGATAAGAATTTTCATATCAGCCTCAAATGATCAAGGGCTTGTTTAAAATCGGAAGGCAGCGGGGCCTTTAACCTGATCTCTTTTTCTGAGCTCGGATGTGGGAAAGTGATTTCATAAGCATGCAGCAAGTAACGTGAGGGTTGATAAGAACAGATAAAACGTCGACCATATTGGTAATCGCCTAAAATAGGATGCCCCATTTCACTCATATGTACCCGAATTTGATGTGTGATCCCTGTAACTGGATAGCATTGGATTAAAGTACAATCCTGACCTTTCTTTTCTTTTCTCCAACCAGTACGGGCATGTACACCTTTAGATCCTGTGGCCTGTCCCCAAACTGTTTGTCCTTGGTATTTATGCAAAGGAGCAAGGTTGTTGTCGATGACGCCTTTCTCTTTGCTAATAGCACCGTCCACAATGACATAATAAGTCTTTTTCACTTTAAATGTTTTAAACAAATGAATCATTTTGTGCAAAACTGCGTCTGTCTTGGCAAACAAAAGGATACCGGTCGTGTCGCGGTCAAGGCGGTGAACAAGCTTAAGTGAGGGATCCTTCTGATGGATGAGTCGAACAATACCACTCGTATCGCAATTAATTCCGGCTGGCTTATCATAAACCAAGAGATCAGCATCTTCATAGATGATCCGCTTAGCTTCAAATTTTAACTGGGAAGAAGCAAAAAGAAATTGAAGCTTGTCGTTGTCCCATTCAATTTGATCGCCATTTGCAACACGTGTAGAGGCGAAGCGTTCCACTCGTTGATTGATGCGACAAAGATTACGCTCAATAGCATGCTTTAATTGTTTAGCGGAATAGGCATCCCCCAATTTGAGTTTGAGAAATGCATTTAGGGTCATGCCTGATTCTGCCGAAGCCACTTTCCAGATGTGCATATTTTAAACTTCTGGAAATTGGGTCAAGAAGCGCATATCATTTTCTGTGAAAAGACGGATATCACTCACCCCGTGTTTCAATAAAATTAAACGCTCAACGCCCATTCCCCAAGCAAAACCTGTATAAACTTCGGGATCAATATTCCCATATTTAAGCACTTCAGGATGAACCATTCCAGCCCCTGCAATCTCTAGCCAGCCTGTGTGCTTACAAAGATAGCAGCCGCTTTTATGGCAGTTAAGACACGAAATATCAACTTCCATGCCAGGCTCAACGAAGGGGAAATAACTAGGGCGATAACGTGTTTCAATTTCACGTCCAAAAAATTTTGCTACAAACTGGTCCATAGTAGCTAAAAGATCGGCAAATGTCACATTGACGTCCACATATAATGCTTCAACCTGGTGAAAGAAAACGTGTGAACGTGCTGTAATGGTTTCATTACGATAAACTTTTCCAGGAGCAATGATACGAATCGGCGGACGATTAGCTTCCATGATGCGCGCTTGAATATTACTGGTGTGTGTCCTTAAAAGCATATCGGTGGAAAGGTAGAAAGTATCCTGCATATCGCGTGCTGGATGATCAGGCGCAAAATTTAGTGCTTCAAAATTGTAATAGTCAGAATCAATATCAGGCCCATATTGAACTGAAAAGCCCATTTCAATAAGGATATCGATCATTTCGTCGAGAACTTGTGTGATGATATGTTTACGCCCAGCAAAACGTCTGCGTCCAGGAAGTGTCACATCAATCACTTCTCTTTCTAATTGGGCATTTTCTTCGGTTGAAAGAAATCGAGTTTGGCTGGCCTCTAGCGCGCCTTCCATCTCTTCTTTGAGTAAGTTAATTTGCTTTCCAACCTCTGGGCGTTCTTCAGGGGAAACATCTCGCAGGGATTTCATCAAATTTTGCAGAGGTCCTTTTTTTCCTAAGTATTTAACTTTGATCTGTTCCAAATCAGCGGAAGAATGAGCTGTATTTAATTCATGGTTAAATTCGTTCCGTAATGACTCTATTGTTATGTCCATTATTTTTTACTCACTTTGACAGGTCTTCATTGATGGTCGATAAGAAGTAGGAAAACGAAATAATCAATCTCGTTCCAAAAAAAAAGCAGAGCCGCTTAGGGCTCTGCTTAAAACCAGTCGATATCAAAACCTCTAAGCGAGGGATGCCTTTGCACAAACCACTACAGCTTCAAAGCTATTAGGGTCGCGTACTGCGATATCGGCTAACATTTTTCTATCAAGTTCACATCGTGCTTCTTTTAATCCATGGATCAACTTACTGTATGACATCCCATGAATTTTTGCTGCAGCACTGATACGCATAATCCATAAACTACGAAAATCTCGTTTTTTCAGTTTGCGATGGCGATAGTTGTACGCCATAGCACGCATAACAGCTTCGGTTGTTAGACGTAAATGGTTTTTACGATCTCCAACAAATCCTTTCGATAGTTTACGCAGTCTTTTTTTGCGACGACGTGAAGCGACAGCGTTGGTTGCTCTAACCATGCTAATCTCCACTATTTTACATCTAAGCTTTCAGCCTAGACACGTTTATTATCGCATCGGCACTCTGGCAGATGCATTTATACGCACATCAAACGTTTGTAAGTCTTGAGTTGTCCCTCATCCACTAGGGCTGGCTTTGACAACTGACGTTTCCGTTTGGGTGATTTTTTAGTCAAAATATGCCGTTTTCCAGGATGGCCTCTTTTAAGCTTCCCAGTACCAGTCAATTTAAATCTGGCAGCCACGGCTTTTTTTGTTTTCATTTTGGGCACTGTAATTCTCCTAAAATAAATACTCTTATTCGTTCTAATTCGGCTGTTGTTCAGTCGAATCGGCATCTTCCGGAGAAGATGAACGCTTAGGAGTTTCTTTTTTCTTCTTTGATCCAGGTGCAAGAACTACATTCAAAATCCGTCCAAACATCTTCATCGGAGCTTCAGGAATGGCAATTTCATCAAGTTCATCGCATAGCTTCTGAACGAGCTTTTCCCCTATTTCAGGGTGCATCATTTCCCTACCACGAAATGTACAAGTAATCTTGACTTTATTTCCTTTTTGGATAAAGTCCCGAGCATGCCGAAGTTTCGTGTTTAAGTCGTTTTCATCAATATTAGGCTTAATTTTAATTTCTTTAACCCTAATTTGATGTTGCGCCTTTTTATTTTCTTTCTCACGTTTCGTTTGATCGTAACGGAATTTCCCGTAATTCATAATCTTACAAACAGGAGGAGATGAACCAGGAACGATTTCAACAAGGTCTAGCCCCGCTTCTTCAGCTCGTGCTAAAGCTTCTTGTATGGAGATAATTCCAATTTGCTCGCCTGTTTGACTTATTACGCGCACCTTTGGAGCACGTATCTCTCGATTCGCTTTCAATCCGACTCTTAAACTCCTTATTAGTGCTCTTTATCATCTGCATTTTGCTGGTCAAACAGATTTTCTTTACTCAAAAGGGCAAGAAAGTCTTTAATCTCAACATCAGTTTTTGCAGTTTTGTCGTCAAAAGAGCGAACAGTCAATCGATTTTCTCGTTCTTCTTTGTCCCCAACGATCACTAAATAGGGAACTCGCTGTCGAGTTGCATCATAGATTTTTTCTGCCAGCGGATGCTGTCGTTTATCAATCGCAACTCTTAGGTTTTGATTTAACATCAAGACCTGTATTTTCTTCGCATACTCTATTACTTTCTCCCCTATTGGGAAGATTCGCACTTGCTCAGGTGCTAACCAAAATGGCAAGCGCCCCTCGTTTTGCTCTATTAAAAGAGCTATCCATCGTTCGGTCGAGCCAAGTGCAGTCCAACGAATCACCCACGGGGTGCTTTGAAGGCCTTTTGCTTGACTAGCTAATGCGAATGATTCTGCACTAAAAAGATCAAACTCTAATTGAGGTCCTTTCCATTGCCTATTGAGTGAATCGAATAGTTTAACTTCAATTCTAGGACCTCGCCAAGAAGAAAAAGCTTCTTCAACCTGATAATTTAAGTGACAGAACTTTAATGCTTCATGCAAAAACGCAATTGCTTGTGGCCATTGCTTCTTTGCAGCAGCATTTTTTTCAGCCTTTGGGTACAAATACCACTGGGCCTCAAAACCAAATACTTTAACTGTTTCCTCAATGAATTGCAAGGAAGAAATCAATTCATGCAAAACTTGCTCTGTTAAGCAAAACAGATAAGCATTGCTCATTTCACAAGTTTGGGATTTAAGCAATCCATCTAATTGATCACTTGCCGCAGGAGAAAATCGCTTTTCAGATTCAAAAAATCGAAGGGGAAAAGAGCACAAAGCGGATGCAGCAAAAAAAGCAGAGGAAAGCTGCGTAGAAGGGAGAACATACTCTTCTTCTTCTTTTTCAACGATCCAAGACTGTTCCCGTATTTTTTTTTCGACAGAAGGCTTAAACGAAAAATGCTCTAGAGGCAGCAAGCCAGTCATTCCAATTTTTTGATAACCATTTGCAGCATAGCCATTTTCACACCATTTCAAAACAGCAGCGCGCAAAGATTCGCCGCGCGGAAGCCAAACCCAGGAAGATATCCCTGCAGGAAGAAACAATTCCATTTCTTGCCCAAGATGCACATGCTGATTTTTTTTATGACGCGTCCACTTTTTTAGAAAAACTTTCATCTCATCGCGCTGCAAAAAAGCGGCCCCAAAAAGGCGAATCACACGTAATTTACCAAAGCTTGCATTGTAAATTTCTTTTTCAGAAAAAGAGAGAATTTTTACAGCTCTAATAACCGTTGGATCAGGAATTTCAGTTTCGGCATAAAGATCATAAAAATCCGCCATCCTGATTAATTCAACAATATTTTCCTCTGCATTTTCGGCGAGCTGCGCATGAAAAGACTGACCGTGATGTTGAAAAAAATGCACTGCATTTTCGCGCATCATATGCATTTCTTGAATTGCGGGAGGATTTTTGCATAATTGCCAAAGACGCTCTTCTATGAGAGGTAATAAAGTTTCTGTCACAGGCTGTGGGAAAAGACAATCATAGTAAAACCCCACCTGATTAATCCCACTTTGAACAAGCTGAACGTTAGGAAACAGATCGCGTAGCACGCAACCCAGCAACTTGGATAAAAGGGTTCGAAGAGATATCGGTATAAAATTCATGGGGTATTTGAGAGGGGAATGGGATATAGCTGACTTGAACAGCTGACCTCCACGATGTCAACGTGGCGCTCTAACCAACTGAGCTAATACCCCATCTAAATTCATGTATGAGTTTTGATCACTGAACAAGAACAATAGCCGATCGTGCTAAATTTATTCAAGCAAAAGAAGCGTGTCCTTGAAGATTTTTGCTTTTCATCAGAGATACCACTTGGAAGCAGATTCTATCACTACTCAGATTTGTCAGTTTTGCTCAATCCCAAAATGCGTTCTTTTAACTCTTCTAGATTGTGTCCTTTCCAAGGTCTCCATCCTTCGCTGGTGCTGAACGACACCATTTGTTCAGAAGATAGCTTGCCTTGGTTTTCTAATTTCACCTCATATACAATGCATCCAATCGGTAGGTTTTCCATTTCCTTTAATTCACGTATTAAAGGAATTTGCATCTTTAGCTCAGGGTATTTTTTAGTCATCGCCTGAAAAAGATCGTAACCTGTTGTCATTTGAGTATATAAGATATAATCCCCTTTTACTTCAGCTGAAAGAATTTCATGATGTTTTAATCCAAGAATTCTTGAAACAATCGTTATTCCATGCTCAACAAATTTTAGAACTGTGACGTTATGTTGATGCCATGTATCACCCTGGATGACACTTCGGATGGCGTGATACTGTCCGATAGAACCTAGATATTCCCACTCCCACAAAGCACCTTTTGGGGAATAGCCTAATAAATCCTCATCACTGGCTCGTTCGCACATGTATTTTTGAACATCAAAAATCTTTCCATCTTCATAATCCCCACTCATCAATTCTAATAAACAATCATCAGAGATCATTCGCGCTTCTAATAACCTCTTCGCATTGCATTCCAAACCATCAATCGATGCAACACTCAAAAAACAGACAAAAAAAAGAATTAAAGCGAAAGGTAATCGTCTGCTTGGTTTAAGATATAACATCGAAATAGACCTAAAAATAAATTGTTCATTGATAATTGTAAGCATAAATAAAGTATTTAATTCCACCATGATATTCTGACAGTAACACCCCTCTTTGCTTCTCTTTCGATCGTACCCCTATACTATGATCAGCCCATAATAAATTACCCGCTTAGGGTGGCTATTTCACTTGTTCAAAAAATAGATGAGTAAAAAGAAACCCTGATTCCTTATGATTTAAAATTAAATTCCATACTTAACAGATATCGCATCTTGTGATATGCATCGATTGTCTCCATTAAAGATCGATTAGCACCTCTTTTTTTAGACAAAAATAAAGGGAATCAGATGAAAAAGTCCGCATCGATAACTACATTATTTATAGATATTGGCGGTGTTCTTTTAACTAATGGATGGGATAGACAGTCCCGCATGCTGGCATCACAAAAATTTAACCTTGATTTTGAAGACATGGAGAGTCGCCATCACCTAACCTCTGACACATTCGAAATAGGAAAGCTTACCCTTGAGAACTATTTAAATAGAGTTGTATTCTATCGAAAGCGAATGTTTACACGAGAAGATTTTCAAAAATTCATGTTTGATCAATCAAAGCCTTTTCCACAAATGATTAACTTGGTTCTTAAACTTAAGATCCTGCATAGCCTTAAAATCGCCGTTGTTAGTAATGAAAGTAAAGAGTTAAATGAATACAGAATAAAAAAATTTAAGTTAGGCGAATTCGTAGATTTTTTTATTTCTTCCAGCATCGTGCATTTGCGCAAACCAGACGAAGATATTTTTCGCCTCGCTTTGGAGATCGCACAAGTTCCTGCTGAACGAGTCGTCTATATTGAAAATACACCTATGTTTGTCGAAGTCGCTCAAGGACTAGGGATTCAAAGTATCCTTCATACCGATTATGAATCAACATACGTCAAACTGTCCGATCTAAAAGTAAACAGATGAAAATAAGAACCTTGCAGGAAAGGCTACGCTCTGTTCAATTCGCGTCAATGTCGTTAAACTCACTATAAACGTGTTGTCTTGAATACTTCGACCAAGGCTTTTTCTAATCAATGACATATCCTCACCATTACTCAAGCTATCTGTGAATGGCGTAAGCTAAAACAATTGAAGGCCCTTTATTTTGAGAAGGAATACACACACACGCTCTCTGAACCAACTCGTGCAAGCCTCCCCCCTTGAGGTTTCTTGTGCAAATGGCATTGGGGTCATGC is a window from the Parachlamydia acanthamoebae genome containing:
- the rpmI gene encoding 50S ribosomal protein L35 → MPKMKTKKAVAARFKLTGTGKLKRGHPGKRHILTKKSPKRKRQLSKPALVDEGQLKTYKRLMCV
- a CDS encoding MazG family protein, with the protein product MTQADENLLGKIRELLDVLNTLLGPNGCPWDREQTLETLRSTLLEEAAEWIEAVDSGDVNHMEEELGDLFLNLFFITKLAEKEGKFRMAEPVEHIIAKLIRRHPHVFSTKKLETAEEVASQWEAIKAQEKQERKSALDGISKALPGLTRGMKIGKKIKKTDFSLGNFKSISWDCADEESVGKMLFSLVLYAEENKIDPEIALRKTLSNVEKHFRTYEGTIE
- a CDS encoding phosphotransacetylase family protein; amino-acid sequence: MPKSSVFIASTGQNIGKTTLCLGIISGLKKRYSKVGFIKPIGQQHVTIEGNVTVDKDVILFKNAFQLEDPWADMSPVIIPQGFTRDFIEGKVTEEGMTQKIKHSFQKISKANDYTIVEGTGHVGVGSIIDLSNAKVASLLGLEMVIVTSGGLGSAYDELALNLALCKEHKVKVRGVILNRVYEEKREMILHYFPRLLKKWNIPLAGCIPYNEFLNNPTIKDFEYLFDTTLFAGEQHRYRHFKHTRLAASSLEAYEEEVILNELVITPASREDIIHSVLKQHLAASKMDGTDFQGGMILTGRHPPSKEICEQIRRVDIPTLYAPLHSYDALKMITSYIAKIRMEDLPKVEKAISLVEDNVDFNLLTNGHSSH
- a CDS encoding His/Gly/Thr/Pro-type tRNA ligase C-terminal domain-containing protein, giving the protein MNFIPISLRTLLSKLLGCVLRDLFPNVQLVQSGINQVGFYYDCLFPQPVTETLLPLIEERLWQLCKNPPAIQEMHMMRENAVHFFQHHGQSFHAQLAENAEENIVELIRMADFYDLYAETEIPDPTVIRAVKILSFSEKEIYNASFGKLRVIRLFGAAFLQRDEMKVFLKKWTRHKKNQHVHLGQEMELFLPAGISSWVWLPRGESLRAAVLKWCENGYAANGYQKIGMTGLLPLEHFSFKPSVEKKIREQSWIVEKEEEEYVLPSTQLSSAFFAASALCSFPLRFFESEKRFSPAASDQLDGLLKSQTCEMSNAYLFCLTEQVLHELISSLQFIEETVKVFGFEAQWYLYPKAEKNAAAKKQWPQAIAFLHEALKFCHLNYQVEEAFSSWRGPRIEVKLFDSLNRQWKGPQLEFDLFSAESFALASQAKGLQSTPWVIRWTALGSTERWIALLIEQNEGRLPFWLAPEQVRIFPIGEKVIEYAKKIQVLMLNQNLRVAIDKRQHPLAEKIYDATRQRVPYLVIVGDKEERENRLTVRSFDDKTAKTDVEIKDFLALLSKENLFDQQNADDKEH
- the rplT gene encoding 50S ribosomal protein L20, whose amino-acid sequence is MVRATNAVASRRRKKRLRKLSKGFVGDRKNHLRLTTEAVMRAMAYNYRHRKLKKRDFRSLWIMRISAAAKIHGMSYSKLIHGLKEARCELDRKMLADIAVRDPNSFEAVVVCAKASLA
- a CDS encoding RluA family pseudouridine synthase, translated to MHIWKVASAESGMTLNAFLKLKLGDAYSAKQLKHAIERNLCRINQRVERFASTRVANGDQIEWDNDKLQFLFASSQLKFEAKRIIYEDADLLVYDKPAGINCDTSGIVRLIHQKDPSLKLVHRLDRDTTGILLFAKTDAVLHKMIHLFKTFKVKKTYYVIVDGAISKEKGVIDNNLAPLHKYQGQTVWGQATGSKGVHARTGWRKEKKGQDCTLIQCYPVTGITHQIRVHMSEMGHPILGDYQYGRRFICSYQPSRYLLHAYEITFPHPSSEKEIRLKAPLPSDFKQALDHLRLI
- a CDS encoding NUDIX hydrolase gives rise to the protein MRQFTTSVYILEEQKVLLIFHKKLQKWLPPGGHIEPNEAPPEAARREALEETGLEIGFFLQENVWIERWNATSFARPYLCLTAEVPAYREQPAHQHLDFVYLGFPLKGEITQNVEETEGIRWFTESEVELLKPDEEIFVETQQALRKIFSEDLATFKKSHLSTAGTI
- a CDS encoding glycosyltransferase family 9 protein; the protein is MKILIVKTSSLGDIIQTFPVLDYLRSRFPHAQIDWVVEKPFSELVQGHPAVSNVLYVHTKKWRKFFPLRENWWDICETFSSLRKVTYDVIFDLQGNSKSGLIVGMAKGIKKVGFGWNSVPEWPNLLVSNVKFDPPVGYNIREDYLAIPQQFFNDFTYVPQKILLNISEENQACVKSLLTSGKTVLVCPGTIWRNKQLPEKTLIELLRMIQERFACRYLFIWGSSDEKEMVQRLHTQLIQNSQIVDKLPLPLLQNLMSQVDLVLAMDSLPLHLAGTTGTPTFSIFGASLALKYQPLGTQSHALQGSCPYGQTFTKRCPKLRKCSSGACIQELSAIDIFQSFQAQCSRYLG
- a CDS encoding HAD-IA family hydrolase; the protein is MKKSASITTLFIDIGGVLLTNGWDRQSRMLASQKFNLDFEDMESRHHLTSDTFEIGKLTLENYLNRVVFYRKRMFTREDFQKFMFDQSKPFPQMINLVLKLKILHSLKIAVVSNESKELNEYRIKKFKLGEFVDFFISSSIVHLRKPDEDIFRLALEIAQVPAERVVYIENTPMFVEVAQGLGIQSILHTDYESTYVKLSDLKVNR
- the infC gene encoding translation initiation factor IF-3; protein product: MKANREIRAPKVRVISQTGEQIGIISIQEALARAEEAGLDLVEIVPGSSPPVCKIMNYGKFRYDQTKREKENKKAQHQIRVKEIKIKPNIDENDLNTKLRHARDFIQKGNKVKITCTFRGREMMHPEIGEKLVQKLCDELDEIAIPEAPMKMFGRILNVVLAPGSKKKKETPKRSSSPEDADSTEQQPN
- the pheS gene encoding phenylalanine--tRNA ligase subunit alpha, which codes for MDITIESLRNEFNHELNTAHSSADLEQIKVKYLGKKGPLQNLMKSLRDVSPEERPEVGKQINLLKEEMEGALEASQTRFLSTEENAQLEREVIDVTLPGRRRFAGRKHIITQVLDEMIDILIEMGFSVQYGPDIDSDYYNFEALNFAPDHPARDMQDTFYLSTDMLLRTHTSNIQARIMEANRPPIRIIAPGKVYRNETITARSHVFFHQVEALYVDVNVTFADLLATMDQFVAKFFGREIETRYRPSYFPFVEPGMEVDISCLNCHKSGCYLCKHTGWLEIAGAGMVHPEVLKYGNIDPEVYTGFAWGMGVERLILLKHGVSDIRLFTENDMRFLTQFPEV